In Fusarium verticillioides 7600 chromosome 6, whole genome shotgun sequence, the sequence GCTGAGTCGGGGTTCTCTTGGACCTGTTTCTGAAGTCTCTTGTCGCGTGCTGCTAATCTGGGCAATGCCGCCTTGACCTGTTCTTCGTTTTCCATTGCGTTCTTGTGGTTCCGAGATTTTTCATGAATGTTAACTTCATCCACAGATTTGTACTTGCGCATGCAAATCAGGCACATCAATCGATCACGATCGACATAAGAGACTGGTGCATCTCCAGAGACTGAAGTCGCCTGTGTCGTGCTGCCGGGAGTATCCGCCTCATCAGGCGAGCCCTGCTTGCTGGGGGCCGCATGCTCTGGAGGACCAAGCTTCTGTGTCCCTGAAAGTGAGATCTTAATAGCACTCTGAGGTTTCGATAAGTCTCCTCCTGAACCTGACAGGTTTATGCGAAGTGGGGTCCGATTCACATCGCTGAACTCAGCCTTGTCCTGTCGTGCTGGTCTAGCATCTTTCTCGACGCGAAGCTCATCCCTCTTGCGCTGCCACATGGCCATTTGGCCCGCCATCATTGGCACAGACTTCTTCGTAGAAGAAGCAGCGAGAATTCCCTCTGCTTTGCgcttctttgacttcttaTCgttgccatcttcctcggTTGTTCTTGAGGCACCTTCGCCTCCAGGAGGCTGCTCATTAACAACCTGTGGGCTCGGATACACATGGTAGTCTCGGTAGCGAACACGAAGGTTGGGGTTGAGCAAGGGTCTGAACGACAGGTGCTCGATTTCCGGTGTAACCTCGCGCTGTTCgggcaagaaaactcccATATGAGTGCTAGATACTGTCACTGGGCATGCTGCAACAGTAAATGATCGAGATTTGTGAAACTTTGTCATCGCGGCGGATGCGTCTTCCAAAGTCCAGAACTCGGCAAACCCATATTTAAATGATTCGTTAGTGTGCGAGTCACGCATAAGGAAGACCCGATGAAGGGAACCAGGTCGAGCGCCGTAACCTGTCGTGTCACCCGTCGGGGCTGTGGATTTCAGTTTGGGTGCTCCATTAGACGTGTCCTTGGTTTGGTAGGGCTTCACAAGCTCTAGTCGCTTCATGTCTTCGGCTAGCATGTCTTCAGTCACAAACGACGCCAAGGGGTAAACGACAAGGATTTGTGCGGGTACATCCGAAGCATCTGCCATGCCTGTGAGGCTCAATTGCCAGGCTGGGGCTACAACTTTAACATTAGCTTCCATCATTACTGAAATGTTCGCTCAACTTACCAGCCTGTGGACCGCCACAAATCTTGCATTTGGTTCGGGTAGAAAAGTTGGAAAAGTCACACTATCTCGTTAATGGTTGTGTAGCTGAAGCTGTGGGAGCAAACATACAGTAGGACAGATCCAGTCACCACTGGGCACTCCCCGAACATCGGCTTCATCACGCGCATCTCGATTCCGAGCGTAATGGATGTACGCATCGAATCTCCCTTCTGGGACGTCATCAGTGGAATGCGTCATCTCAACAGGAAGCTTTGGATAATGTTCTCTCATAAAAGCAACGGCATGGTCAACTTCCTGGAACTGCACAAACGCTCTGCGATTTCCTGTTTGTAAGtgtcagcaacaagaacCTGAAATACCAAGTACATCTCACTAACCCTTGGAAGCGGAGACGCGTACGTCAATGGAAGGGAACTCGGCGGCAACTGAGTTGCTCAGGATACTGTCGCGCAGCTATAGGCGGGGGAATTAGTCTTGAGAACTGGCATCAACTGGTTTCAAGGAATATGTTGCGCCGCTGGTGCCGGCTAATTGAGGACAAATGCAAAGGACAACAGCAGCCTTTTGTCCGTCCTCCAAAGCAGTGAGGCTCGACTCCATCAGGCCCAGAAGTCTGCATTTGGTTCTTGTAACAATTTGTTTAGACCGATAGGGTACCAACCTCGTTCGACGATATACTGAAAGGCAGGCCTTCAAGAATGACGGTGTCGCTAGGCTTGCCAGCATCTCGCGTTGGGCTGCCGGAGCGACCGCGGTTATGATAGCTTCCAGACGGAGACTGTGATCGTGGATCATCGCCGTCGCGGTACCGTCCTCTGCCACTCCGCTTGTCGTCCTCATGGCGTCGTTGCCCTTGATCGTTGCTGTTGTCTATGTAGCCATCATCATACATGCCTCGGTAGTCATGTTCGTCGCGGGAGTTGTAGCGCGCTTCTCGAGATGCGCCGCCTCTTCTTGAGTATCCATCATTGTGACGGCCAGACCGGTTGTCGTAATCGTAGTCGTGGTCTCTTTCGTCATCCCGGTATCGAGAATTTCTCTCTTGAGGATCGTTGCGGAAAGCTTGCTTGGGCGGAGACCTGGAATGATCTCGCCGTCCCGTGGGGAAGTTAGCTATGAGGCTCAAATCATCCATGAAGGTCCTTCTCAAGTTTCCCATCTCTACCTGAGGCTCGGGTTGTGTGTTTACCCTGCCGCGATCGGTAGCCGGCATCTCGGTCTTGAAATTCGTCGCTCATGTTCATCTTGGTTTGCTAGTCGTCCCTCTAGCGATCGGAGGATCGCATTTGGTAGCCGTCACGCACAGCAGCTTTGGTTAACGCGGCGTCGTTTGTCAACTCGAGGCGATTTCGGATTTAGAAACGGTTGGATGTGAGAGAGATGGGAAAAGAAGGGTTTAAGTATGATGAAAATTGTCTAAACGAAAGTCAAAAAGTCACGGCGGCAGGGAGGAATAAGATGTCGAAGTGGGGCTTAGTCACCGCGATGTGATGCGCTCATGTGAGTGCCATCACCAGCGAATAACTTGAGCAGGCAATCATAGGTAAGGTAGCAGGAGAAAGTGATTAAGTACAGAAATCAGATAGATCAAGCTATCTAATATCTActataggtacctatctagTAATTTCTATTGGGCCTTTCCCGGCCATGATAGTCTCAAACAAACAGTATGGCTTGACATCTATCTGACCCCCTTCCTTACATAAACCAAGCCCACTCTTGATAGAACAACTCCGAAATATAAACTCATtcttatctcatctcatctctcctccaacactTGTTTAATAGAAAATGGCAACTCAAgaaaaggctcaagatctcTGGGAACTATCAGAACAAAAATGCTATGTCGCTCTGACTCACGATCATCTCAATGCCCAGGCCATCATGGACCGGGTGCGCAGCCCCTCAGCTGGCGCAATCGTGCTATTTGCAGGTAGCAAGTTCTTATCCCTCACAGGTCTTTGTTCACAGCGAAACTGACCCAGCCCAGGTACCACTCGTGATAACTTTGCAGGAAAGCCAGTGAAGGAACTACAATACACAGCTTATCACCCCAGAGCTCTCAAGTCCATGATGGCCATTGCAAAGGACGTTCGCGATAAGCATGGTCTCCGCGGGGTAGCCATGATCCATCGCCTCGGACCTGTACCTATCGCAGAAGAGAGCATACTAATCGCCGTCTCGTCACCTCATCGACAAGCGGCGTGGCGAGCTGGTGAAGAGGCGTTGGAAGAATGCAAATCCAAAGTTGAGGTTTGGAAACGTGAGGAGTTTGAAGGTGAGGGGGGGATATGGAGAGCAAACCGAGATGGAGCTATCGGACAGCGTGAAGAAAGCTGATGCCATTTCACGCAGATTGGAAATAAAAGGGATATTTAGGTAATTCATATTCTTTTCTTAAGATCATCAATATTTAGACGCTACTATTCTGTCTTGCAGGCATGACGGATCCCCTGGCCTCTAAACCACCAACGCTACCATGCTCCGGGCGTCCCGCTATCGCCAAACCTGATTCCAATAATACACAGAAAACATATTTTTGACTCTAGAAACATCAAGACTCTATCTTTGGCGTTTCCTTCTCGTAGGCAGGCGGAGGTTCTCGTATGAGCTCAATGGGACATCGGGGAGGGTATTTGATTCCGTGCGCTCCACCATACATCACTATCACTTGTGTAAGTACTAACGAGCGGACGGCCAAAGACTGAACTTATACATACCGATGTGTCCGTCGTAAGCCTCGGTAAATGTGACGTCCATGCTAAGGCCTCGAATATTGATGTCTTCTTTTAATGCCGTGGGATAGACGATGATACCGTATTCAGCATGGAGGACTCGCCAAAACGAAAGAGGAAGTCTGAGTCCAGTTAGTTAGTTCAATGCTCATGCATGTTGCAGGTAGTGAAAAAACTACGTACTTGTACTGATTGTGTCTGATGCAAG encodes:
- a CDS encoding molybdopterin synthase catalytic subunit, which translates into the protein MATQEKAQDLWELSEQKCYVALTHDHLNAQAIMDRVRSPSAGAIVLFAGTTRDNFAGKPVKELQYTAYHPRALKSMMAIAKDVRDKHGLRGVAMIHRLGPVPIAEESILIAVSSPHRQAAWRAGEEALEECKSKVEVWKREEFEGEGGIWRANRDGAIGQREES